From Bdellovibrio sp. KM01:
GGACTTTTCTGCCAATCAATTGAGCCGCTTGCACGAGGAATATTCTTTTATCCGCGTGATGCACAGTTTTAATGACACGGATTTAGAAACTCATCTGTTTACAGCACTTGAGGAAGCCAATCAGCGCAAGCAGGATGAAAACTTGGCTGTGCTGATTCGCGAGCAAACTGAAAAATTAAAACGTCTGCAAATTGAATTGGAAGAGCGGGTTCAGAAAAGAACCAAGTTCCTAACCGAAGCTCGCCGCAAACTGTATTTGACGAACTCCCGTATCGAGGGATTCAAAGTGGCGTTGATGGCGGTTCATCAGGCAAGTTCCGTCGCCGAGATTGAACAGCTTTTGAACGAATCTTTGGCGACGACCGTACAAACTTCGTGGATTCGTATTTTCTTTTCTCCGCAGGACGAGCAGTTTTCCAGCCAGGTGACGGCTCAATTAAGTTTTACGCAGCTACAAGTGCCTTTGTTTAAAATGCATGATCGAATTGGTTCAGTCTTTTTCCTGCGTGCGCCCGATCATCCTTTCAACAAGGAAGAAAGCGATTTCCTGACTCGCGTGGCAGAGGCTGTTGCCCTGGCTTTAGATCGTATTCAGAAATTAAAAGAATCAGAGTCCATGAAAGAACAATGGGAAGCGACATTCAACTCGATGTCGGATCCCGTCGTATTGATTGATCAGAATTACGACATCATTCAATCCAACAAAGCCGCTGAAGAACGCCTGAAAGAGCGCGAACATCCTCAGAACACCCGCAAGTGCTATGCTTTATTGTACAACCGTGAAGAACCTTGCCCGGGTTGCCAACGCGGACGTAATTTCCGCATGCGTTCGAATGATCCGGCACCTCGCAGTTTCGATGTTTTCAGTCAGAGTTTGCTGTTGGACAGCGATAAGCCTGCGGTCTTCGTGAATCTTTATCACGACGTCACTCAACAGATGAAAATGGAAAAGCAAATTCTGGAATCTGCAAAAATGGCAGAGCTTGGAACGATTGGCTCTTCCATCGCGCATGAACTGAACAATCCATTGGGTGGAATTTTATCATTCACTCAGTTGATCAAAATGGACATGCCGGGTGATCATCCGCTTTATCCAGATATCTTAGAGATGGAAGCCGGAGTTCAACGCTGTAAAGAGATCGTCATAAATCTTTTAGGTTTCACACGCAGCTCAACATCAGATCAAGAAGGTGACGTCAGCCTGAAAGACGTGTCCCAAAGGGCTTTCAAGATTGTCGAACTACAAACGAAATCCCAAGGAATCGAAGTCCGCTTGCACTTCCCGGCTCAGGATATTTTCGTCAAAGGTCATTTAAATCTCTTGGCCCAAGCTTTGAAAAACGTTTTCCAAAACGCGATCGACCATTTGACAGATCGCAGCCGACAAATCAAAGGATTCCGAGCTTCCCTCGATATTGAAATTGGGTCCAGTGAAGACGTTGCTACTATTTTAATCAAAGACAATGGGACCCCAGAGAAAAATCCAAGTCTTCCCATAGGTTTAGGTGTTCCTGTTGCCGCTCAGATCCTGCGCGATCACGAGGCCGACCTCGAATTTTACACGGGTCCAGGCCAGGAAAACGTGGCAAAAATTTCCTTCAACCGTCTAGTTTTAAGGTCCTGAAACGCCCACTGGGCGCGGATTTTTTGACAGGCCCGTCAAAAATACCATATCCTTTTATCAAGGCTGACAGTACGTCGGCTGTCTCTCCAAGAACCCACCATGGAAGGAAGGTTCATGCGTTCACAACGTGTTCTAATCCTGGATGACGAATCGTCTCTGCGTACCGCTCTTTTCAGAGTGCTCGACAGAAAAGGTTTGAATGTCATCACTGCCAACAAAATCGAAGAAGCGAAAGCACTTTCTCAAGGGGACACTCCTATTGATTTAGCTATCGTTGATTTGAATCTCCCAGACGGAGATGGCATCGAGTTCATGACTTACCTAAAAGCTCTGAACCCCGCTTGTGAAGTGATTATCCTGACGGGTCACGCGACGATTGAGTCTGCGATACGTGCGACACAAAAAGGTGCCTTCCACTTTGTGACGAAGCCATTCAATCTTGAAGAGCTGATGAGCTTGATCGAAAAAGCTCTGACTCATAAAAAACTTCAGCAAGAAAACCAACAGCTTCGCTCTGAATTGAACAAGAAATACAAATTCGACCAAATCGTGGGTTCTTCTGAACCTATCCAAAATGTTTTGCGTTTGATCGAACGTGTTGCTGATTCTGATTCAACGGTTTTGGTAACGGGCGAGTCAGGCACGGGTAAAGAGTTGATCGCGCGCGCGATTCACTACAACTCCCCTCGCGCCCAAGGACCTTTTATTCCGATCAACTGTGGTGCGATTCCTTCGGAACTTTTGGAAAGTGAATTGTTCGGCCACATGAAAGGTGCCTTCACAGGCGCTATCGCAAACCGCATCGGTCGTTTTGAAATGGCTGACGGTGGTACGATCTTCTTAGATGAAATCGGTGACCTTGAGCCTTCTTTGCAAGTGAAACTTTTGCGTGCTCTTCAAGAACGCAGTTTTGAACCGGTGGGTTCAACAAAAACGGTTTCCGTCAATGTTCGAGTGATTGCAGCGACCAACATTCACCTGGAAGAAGCTGTTGAACACGGCCGCTTCCGCGAAGATCTTTACTATCGCCTGAATGTTATTCCTATCCACGTTCCGGCTTTGCGCGAACGTAAAAGCGACATTCCTTTGTTGTTGAACCACTTTATGGAGATCTTCAATAAAAACAAAGGTCGCGGTTTAACTGGAATTGCTGCTGACGCTTTGGATGCTTTGGGAAATTACCCATGGCCCGGAAATATTCGTGAGCTTGAGAATTTAGTTGAGCGCATGACGATCCTTAAAGGTCAAGGCACTGTCGAGATGAATGATCTTCCGGTGAAATACAAATCCATGAAACCTGTGGCTTCCTTGGATGCAAGCCAGATGGAAATTCCTGACAGCGGCATGGACTTTAACACGGCGGTTGATAACTTCGAGAACAATCTGATCTTGAAAGCTTTGGAAAAAACCGGATGGAACCGCAATCAAGCTGCGGCGTTGTTAAGACTGAACCGCACCACGCTGGTGGAGAAGATCAAAAAGAAAGGTCTTACTCCTCCGAACGATATCAATCCTTCCAATTTCTAAATCTCTGAATGAGACAAGCCAGCGGCGAAGACACCTTCGCCGCTTTTTTTATAATCAATTTCCTCGTTAAACCAGACGTTCGCCGAGCGATAAAACTTCACTTTCCCCCTCAAAAACCGATCAGAATTTAATGCGATTTCTTCTGATTTCATTCATCATTTCAACGGTCTTAGGATTGCTTTCGTGCACCAGCGCGCAACGCACTCCCAGTTCTGTTGTGACTGACGAAGATCGCATCGTGCGGATTCAGGAAATCGACCTGGAGCTTTCGCAGTATTGGAATAACGACTGGCGCTACAGCCAAAAGCTTTTCCAGGTGGCTCCTTCGAAAGTCATGACTTCAAATGCTCCCTTATTCGATCTTTCAAAAATATCCGATCCGAAGATTCGCTCCGAGATTGTTCGCTTGCAGGCCGAGCGCCAGTCTTTGCGAGATGCTTTGGCTTTTAAATTCGAAGCCCGGGATTGGCAGGGTATCGGTCCTTGGTTCCAAAGCTCTTTCCGCCGCCCTTTGTTTGCGAAAGAAGAAATCATCAGCATCCGCGATCTGGAGGAATTCCGTTTAAACGGGAAGTCCTCCAATCCATTTCCTTTGGAGCATCGTTTTTTCGCCGACTATTCTCTGCGCTTTAAGAATGAAATGAAAACCGAGAACGGTGTCTTTGCGAAAGACAAAGACGATCGCATCAACAAACGTTACTTGAAGGCACGCTTGGAATGTGATGGCGATATCATCGCGCCGGCGAAATATTTCTGGTTGTCTGAAGAACGCACACGCGTTTACGATTTCAAATGGTTTTATGCGAATGAGAACACGCAAAATATTTCCGTGAAGTTTTCGTCCAACGTTTCTCAGTGTCGGTTCAGCTATTTTGATCCGGAAAAGGCAACAAGCTGGACAAACGGTTTTCCCTTAGCCAGTTTGCGTGACGTTTCCCCTGAGTGGATGAAGCTGACTCAGCAGATTGATGTGTGTCCTCAGATTTCAAATGGCTTTGGTAAGAATCCTGAAGGCTTTTTTTGGATGCAGGACTTTAACTTCGACACGTGCCCAGAGACTTTTGATTCCTATACGAATCTGCGCGATCCGTATGTGGCGATGAACCGTCGAGTGATTTCATTAACGGGCTCTTCTTTGCAACGGCGGGATTTCGATGCCAAGAATCCAATGGCGCCTCTGAATTTTGCCAAGGCTCCGCAATTTGATATTTTATGGGTGTCTTCTTTGAACTTCTCCGCAGACTTTTCAGGAATGGTGACGGCACGGGCCATTCGTTATCACGCGGAAAAAGGCACACAAGTGCGCATCCTGGTTCCGCAAGTCACGATGACCAAGAAAGACCGCGAGATCGTTTCCTGGTTGATGCGTGATCTGCCGAATGTGAAAGTTCAGTATTACAAATACTCTGTTACTGATGACAAAGATGGAACTTGGTTTGATCGACTTCACCGGGTGAATCACACAAAGTTGCTCTTAGGATATTCTGTCCGCGAGCCTGCCGCAAATTTCTTGATCACAGGTGGTCGTAACATTCGAGATTCTTATATTTTCCCGGAAACGCCGTTTTACCGTGCGTATAAGAATTTGAAAAATTATGGCGATGGTGAAGAACCGTATATTTACTATAACGACTTCGAAATCGAACTGCGTGGCACGGACATCGTGAAACACACTCTAGCGCAAATGTTGAATTTCTGGAATCGAGAGCCTTCCACTCAGCGCTTCCGTTCAACGAACGTGAATATCCCGGTGGTTGGCAACTCGGATCTGGTGGTTCGCTTGAAAGCTTTGCCGAATTCGAAACCCCTCGTTCGCCATGTGATGTCCTTGCCATATTTTGATGGCTATCAGCTGGAGCGTTTTTACATCGAGATGATCGATTCCGCTCAAAAAGAACTGTTGTTAACCACGCCGTACTTCCGTCCTTCAGTGGCCATCAGCGCTGCCTTGGATCGCGCCCACGCTCGTGGCGTGGCGGTTAAAGTCGTAACCCGTATTCACTTAGCTGGCGACGGCACTCCCCAAATCGCCGAGGAAGTGAATAAAGAAGGCGTGAACCGCCATCTTAGAAACGTCATGATCTATGAGTGGACCGAATCCAATTCCATCATGCACGCGAAAATTTTGGTTATTGACGGCAAACTAAGCTTCCTCAGCAGTGTGAATCTAAATCGCCGCAGCTTCATCCATGACACCGAAAGCGGCGTTTTGATTCTGCACGAACCCACAGCCGCCAATTTAAGAAAAGAATTCTTCAGCTACCTAAACCGCAGCCGCCTCATCACCATCGAAGAAAAAATAGGCTGGATCAGCGGCCAACTCATCGACTGGGCGGACTCTTACTTCTAATTCTTGTTAGCCGCTCACTCAATCCTTTCGAGGTCTCGGCCACACAACAACTCACCCTCTTATCCCGGGTATCGGTCAACTCCAAATCCCTCTCTTCCCGAGGGTATCGGTCACGCCCACAACTCCCTCAACTGCTCTTCTGACAACCCACGCAGTCGCGTTTTCGAATACAGCCGCCCTGTCGCCTCGAGCTCATTCAATTGAATATAGTCCCGAACAATTCGATAAGGTTTATAACCTTTAATAACCCGCGAAAACGGACGATGCTTCCAAACCTTTTCACCCTCATGCTTCTGACTGAAGGTATCGGTCAAGCACTGAGCAAACTGCCCCGCCACCACCCGCAAGAAAATTTGCATCGCCGATCTCCGCCCACCTCGCACCAAAAGATGGATGTGATCAGTTTGAATAGAAACCTGTTCAACTCGGACAAAAAACTTTCGCGAATACTTTCGCAACAGTGCTTGTAACAAATTAAAAGTCCGAGGACTGCGAAGTCCGGCGCGAACAGCGCCTTTATTAACTTTAAAAACCAAATGAATAGGATCGGTTGACGACAACGGGCGGGCTCCCCTGCCTTTGGACGATTTTCTTAAATTACCACCGTAACAATAGCGATGCCGCCAATGAGTATGTAGTTGAGAAAAAGTTTGCTGCTTCATTTGTAACTCCTCTTGGGGAGTCGGTTGACCGATCCCCCCGAAACGAGGACGTGACGATGCAAATTGTGCGTGCGGGTCAGATGCGCGAGATTTTGAATATGGATACATAGTTGTCCGATCTGAGGATGGCAGGATGGGATCACAGGATGGCGAGATACCAAGATGACCGATACCCCACGGACATTGGACAGGTTAGGGATAGAGATAGGAATAGATTAGGAAGCGAAAGGGATTCGGAAATAATAGCGTGAGGAGAAAAACAAAACCCCAGGGGTGCTGGGGTTTTTCTAAAAAAACTATTTAGCCTTAAACAAGTGGAGCATTTCAAACATCGCGTCCATTCCAGCCAGGGCGGTGATGTCGCCGTGGTCGAATGGTGGAGAGATCTCCACCACGTCACAGCCTACCAAGTTTGGAATTTTAAAGGCGCGGAAGATGCGTTGCACTTCGTACGTCGTCAATCCGCCCGGGACTGGCGTGCCGGTGCCTGGAGCGCAGCTTGGATCCAGGTTGTCGATGTCGTAGCTGATGTATGTCGGAGTATCGTCGAACGTCGGCAAGGTCTTCAAAAAGTCGTTGATGTTTTGATTGCGGATTTCGTCGACAGTAATAACGCGAATCCCGTGTTTATTTACGAAATCCAAATCTCCGCCCGCCGCCAAGGGACCGCGGATTCCGATTTGCACCATTTTCTTGGGATCGACCAAGCCCTCTTCCACTGCGTGACGGGCAAAAGCACCATGATGGTATTCACAACCCCACGCAGCCGGATAAGTATCCAAGTGAGCATCGAAATGTATGAAAGCCAAAGGCTTGCCATATTTTTTTCTTAATGCGCGCAATACCGGAAGAGTTGTCGAGTGATCTCCACCGACAGAAACGAAGCGCTTGTTGTGCTGAAGCAACTCACCCACGAACTTTTCAATGCGCTCGTATGTTTGACCTTGGTCAATAGGAACTGTGGGACAATCGCCGATATCTGCGACTTTTAATTTCTCAAAGAAGTTTTCCATACGAGTCATATGGAAGCCACGGCCCAAAGCAGAAACTTCGCGCACTTTTGTCGGTGCAAAACGAGCACCGGGACGATAGGAAACGCCGCCGTCATAAGGAATACCAAAGATTCCAACTTCATAATCCGCGTCAATTGCCACGTAGGGCAATCTGAAGAAAGTTTTAATCGCAGAAAATCGGGGGAACTCACGTCCACTGAGCGGTTTGTATTCCATTATTGACTCCTCAATTATCTCCCGACTAGATTACCGCGGATGAGCTCAAAATACGATCAGAAACTCGACCATCAACGCGACCATAAAAGCTTGATCCAGTGGTACAAAAAGAATCGCCGCAGTCTCCCATGGCGCGAGAACAAAGATCCCTATCGTATCTGGCTTTCCGAAGTCATGTTGCAACAGACTACAGTCGTCGCAGTGATCCCTTATTTCGAAAAATTTCTTAAAAATTTCCCCACTGTTCAGGACCTGGCCTCAGCTCCAGAGCATGACGTATTAGAAGCATGGGCTGGTCTAGGTTATTATTCACGCGCCCGCAATCTTCATAAAGCGGCAAAAGCTTTGGCCGAAAATGGATTTCCCAGAACGGCCGCAGAACTTTTAGAACTTCCTGGATTTGGTCCGTACACTTCCCGTGCGGTGGCAAGCCTCGCCTTTGGTGAAAAAGTGGGCGTTCTTGATGGCAACGTGATCCGCGTTCTTTCACGCCGCTATGGTTTGAAGTTGGAGTGGTGGAACGGAAAAGCCCGCCAACAATTGCAGGATCTTTCTGATATCTTGTCTTCGTTTGGAAATTCTGACTCCGTCAATCAGGGACTCATGGAATTGGGAGCAACGATTTGCACTCCCCAAAAAGTCATGTGCTTGATGTGTCCTTGGTCCACGGATTGCGTTGCACGCGAAAAAAACATGGTGGACAAATTGCCTCTGAAAAAGCCACGTAAGCAGAGTGAAGTCTGGGTCTGGAATCCAATTGTTTCAATCAAGAACAATAAAGTCGCACTGATAGAGAATGACTATGCTCCGTTCCTTAAAGGGCAAATGATCTTTCCAGGAACGATTTCTCAAAATGATGACAAGCCCAAAGACTATGATGCTAAACACAATATCACACATCATGATATCTTCATAAAAATCGCTCAAAGAAAGAGCGTGAATAACCGAAACATCCAGTGGGTTGAGTTGAAAAATCTGAAGAAGGTCAATCCCTCCTCACTGTTACAAAAAGTACTTCACAAGGTAGAAATATGAAGCAAACGTGTATGAAGATCTTTATTTTGGGCAGCATCCTTTCAGGATGCACACACAGCCCAACAAAAGATCTTTTGACCACGGATTTCCTGCTTCAAAAAGATATCAAGCAAATCACTTTTCAAGGTGATAACGAACGTCCCCGTTTTTCAGCCAATGGCAATCGCTTGATTTACGCAAGCCGTGGCCGCGGCAACCAAAAGAATCTGCAGCTTTATGAAACAGATCTTATTCGCAACAAGGAACGTCGTGTAACTTTTCAAGATGGCGACGCTTTCGATGCGAGCTATATCAGTGAAATGGAAATGATTTATTCAAGCA
This genomic window contains:
- a CDS encoding histidine kinase dimerization/phospho-acceptor domain-containing protein; this translates as MRTLKASFLLIGPWDSRLQELGAHIATDLQQAWHWIQDSTYNVVAVSVTVILGKRFNEFYQEIKQNSPATQFIAVVPPDFSANQLSRLHEEYSFIRVMHSFNDTDLETHLFTALEEANQRKQDENLAVLIREQTEKLKRLQIELEERVQKRTKFLTEARRKLYLTNSRIEGFKVALMAVHQASSVAEIEQLLNESLATTVQTSWIRIFFSPQDEQFSSQVTAQLSFTQLQVPLFKMHDRIGSVFFLRAPDHPFNKEESDFLTRVAEAVALALDRIQKLKESESMKEQWEATFNSMSDPVVLIDQNYDIIQSNKAAEERLKEREHPQNTRKCYALLYNREEPCPGCQRGRNFRMRSNDPAPRSFDVFSQSLLLDSDKPAVFVNLYHDVTQQMKMEKQILESAKMAELGTIGSSIAHELNNPLGGILSFTQLIKMDMPGDHPLYPDILEMEAGVQRCKEIVINLLGFTRSSTSDQEGDVSLKDVSQRAFKIVELQTKSQGIEVRLHFPAQDIFVKGHLNLLAQALKNVFQNAIDHLTDRSRQIKGFRASLDIEIGSSEDVATILIKDNGTPEKNPSLPIGLGVPVAAQILRDHEADLEFYTGPGQENVAKISFNRLVLRS
- a CDS encoding sigma-54 dependent transcriptional regulator codes for the protein MRSQRVLILDDESSLRTALFRVLDRKGLNVITANKIEEAKALSQGDTPIDLAIVDLNLPDGDGIEFMTYLKALNPACEVIILTGHATIESAIRATQKGAFHFVTKPFNLEELMSLIEKALTHKKLQQENQQLRSELNKKYKFDQIVGSSEPIQNVLRLIERVADSDSTVLVTGESGTGKELIARAIHYNSPRAQGPFIPINCGAIPSELLESELFGHMKGAFTGAIANRIGRFEMADGGTIFLDEIGDLEPSLQVKLLRALQERSFEPVGSTKTVSVNVRVIAATNIHLEEAVEHGRFREDLYYRLNVIPIHVPALRERKSDIPLLLNHFMEIFNKNKGRGLTGIAADALDALGNYPWPGNIRELENLVERMTILKGQGTVEMNDLPVKYKSMKPVASLDASQMEIPDSGMDFNTAVDNFENNLILKALEKTGWNRNQAAALLRLNRTTLVEKIKKKGLTPPNDINPSNF
- a CDS encoding phosphatidylserine/phosphatidylglycerophosphate/cardiolipin synthase family protein, which codes for MRFLLISFIISTVLGLLSCTSAQRTPSSVVTDEDRIVRIQEIDLELSQYWNNDWRYSQKLFQVAPSKVMTSNAPLFDLSKISDPKIRSEIVRLQAERQSLRDALAFKFEARDWQGIGPWFQSSFRRPLFAKEEIISIRDLEEFRLNGKSSNPFPLEHRFFADYSLRFKNEMKTENGVFAKDKDDRINKRYLKARLECDGDIIAPAKYFWLSEERTRVYDFKWFYANENTQNISVKFSSNVSQCRFSYFDPEKATSWTNGFPLASLRDVSPEWMKLTQQIDVCPQISNGFGKNPEGFFWMQDFNFDTCPETFDSYTNLRDPYVAMNRRVISLTGSSLQRRDFDAKNPMAPLNFAKAPQFDILWVSSLNFSADFSGMVTARAIRYHAEKGTQVRILVPQVTMTKKDREIVSWLMRDLPNVKVQYYKYSVTDDKDGTWFDRLHRVNHTKLLLGYSVREPAANFLITGGRNIRDSYIFPETPFYRAYKNLKNYGDGEEPYIYYNDFEIELRGTDIVKHTLAQMLNFWNREPSTQRFRSTNVNIPVVGNSDLVVRLKALPNSKPLVRHVMSLPYFDGYQLERFYIEMIDSAQKELLLTTPYFRPSVAISAALDRAHARGVAVKVVTRIHLAGDGTPQIAEEVNKEGVNRHLRNVMIYEWTESNSIMHAKILVIDGKLSFLSSVNLNRRSFIHDTESGVLILHEPTAANLRKEFFSYLNRSRLITIEEKIGWISGQLIDWADSYF
- a CDS encoding transposase, producing the protein MKQQTFSQLHTHWRHRYCYGGNLRKSSKGRGARPLSSTDPIHLVFKVNKGAVRAGLRSPRTFNLLQALLRKYSRKFFVRVEQVSIQTDHIHLLVRGGRRSAMQIFLRVVAGQFAQCLTDTFSQKHEGEKVWKHRPFSRVIKGYKPYRIVRDYIQLNELEATGRLYSKTRLRGLSEEQLRELWA
- the speB gene encoding agmatinase produces the protein MEYKPLSGREFPRFSAIKTFFRLPYVAIDADYEVGIFGIPYDGGVSYRPGARFAPTKVREVSALGRGFHMTRMENFFEKLKVADIGDCPTVPIDQGQTYERIEKFVGELLQHNKRFVSVGGDHSTTLPVLRALRKKYGKPLAFIHFDAHLDTYPAAWGCEYHHGAFARHAVEEGLVDPKKMVQIGIRGPLAAGGDLDFVNKHGIRVITVDEIRNQNINDFLKTLPTFDDTPTYISYDIDNLDPSCAPGTGTPVPGGLTTYEVQRIFRAFKIPNLVGCDVVEISPPFDHGDITALAGMDAMFEMLHLFKAK
- a CDS encoding A/G-specific adenine glycosylase — translated: MSSKYDQKLDHQRDHKSLIQWYKKNRRSLPWRENKDPYRIWLSEVMLQQTTVVAVIPYFEKFLKNFPTVQDLASAPEHDVLEAWAGLGYYSRARNLHKAAKALAENGFPRTAAELLELPGFGPYTSRAVASLAFGEKVGVLDGNVIRVLSRRYGLKLEWWNGKARQQLQDLSDILSSFGNSDSVNQGLMELGATICTPQKVMCLMCPWSTDCVAREKNMVDKLPLKKPRKQSEVWVWNPIVSIKNNKVALIENDYAPFLKGQMIFPGTISQNDDKPKDYDAKHNITHHDIFIKIAQRKSVNNRNIQWVELKNLKKVNPSSLLQKVLHKVEI